The following nucleotide sequence is from Flavobacterium sp. N1736.
ATAATTGGAGATTTATCTTTTAATAGATCGGTAATTTTATTAGCAGACCATAACAAAGAAGGATCGATAGGTTTTATTATTAATAAACCATTAAAGTATACTATTAATGACCTAATTCCTGAGATTGATGCCACTTTTAAGATATATAACGGCGGTCCTGTAGAACAGGATAACCTTTATTTTATTCACAATATTCCAGAATTAATCCCGAATAGTGTCGAGATTTCTAATGGAATTTATTGGGGAGGTGATTTTGAATCGACCAAAGACTTAATAAACGACGGATCTATAAATAAAAATAACATTCGTTTTTTCTTAGGATATACAGGTTGGGATGAAAATCAGCTTGAAAGTGAAATGCAGGGCAACTCCTGGATTATTGCTGATAATAATTACAAAAATAAAATAATCGGAAAATCTACCACTCACTTTTGGAAAGAACAAATTATTGAGTTGGGCGGAGATTACGTTATTTGGTCGAATGCACCTGAAAATCCATATCTGAATTAATTTTCAGAAATGGATTCATTTAGTTTTTGCACTAATAAATGAGCCAGATCATTTTTAAATTCCTTTTTTCGATACTTCGTTATCGGCTGTATTCCCATGATTACATTTGTTAGAAATAATTCATCCGCTTTTTGAAGATCAAATGGCGAAATTATTTCTTCAGAAACCTCTATATCAGCAACTTTCTTCGCTAAAGCCAAAATTTGTTTACGCATTACACCATTCAGACAGCCTTCAGAAACCGGCGGCGTGATCAATTTTTTGCCCGTTAGCATAAATAAATTTCCCTGTAATACCTCCACTACATTTTTTGTATCGTTAAGTAAAATACAATTCTCTAAACCATTTTCATGAGCAAAAATACTTCCGGTAACATTGATCATTTTATTTGTCGTTTTAATAGACGATAATAATTGTTTGGTTACGTAGAAATCTTTATACAAATCAACTTCATAAGAAGCTGTATTTAATAGGTAATTCGTATTATCAAGGGCAGTTGCATGAATCAAATATGAAATTTCATTCGTTTTTGGCAAATATAGACCGCCATCATTTCTAAAAACGGTAATTCGTACTCTTGCCGATGCAGAAAGTTCATTTTGCTGAACGAGTTTTAAAACTTGTTCTTCAAAAAATTCCATTGTAAAATTCATTGGAATTTCCATTCTAACAACACGCATCGAAGCCATTAACCTGAAATAATGATCTTCGAGGAACAAGATTTTGTTATTGATTATTTTTAGTGTTTCAAAAACACCATCTCCATACAAAAACGCACGATTTTGAGTTAATACATTATCATCCTGCGCTACTATGTTTCCGTTAAAATTGATCATAAAAAAAACCCTGAATTTTGTTCAGGGCAAATATAAGGCATAAAATAGACTTTTACTAAACTGATCCAATAAGATGTTTCAGATCTGAGATCTGATTCTCCCACAATTGTTTAGCCTCGCCTACTTCTTCTTTTTCTGCAAAATCAACTACCATTAATGATACATCTTTAGTTAATTCATCAACTAAAATATGCAGCTCAAAAAAGTATTCAGTATCCTTACTGCTTTCATCGACCCATTTAAACTTTACTTTTTCACCGGTTTTTTTAGACGCTAAACGTGCTTTTTCCTGCGAATCGTTCCAAATAAAAGTGAAAAATTCACCTCTTGAATTTACATTGTCAGCAAACCATTCTGATAAACCTGACGGAGTTGATATATATTGATATAATAATTGCGGCGAAGAATTTATTGGAAACTCTATTTCGTAACGTATTTTTGAATCCATGTGCTACTTTTAATTTTTTCGAAATATAAGAATATATGTCCAAAAACAATGCGTTTTTAAAAATATTTTTTTTTCTTCATTTTATGCTTGTAAGCTTTAATATTATTTTTATATTTGCACCCGCAATGAGGAACACGGTTCACTTGCAATTTTGGCGAGGTAGCTCAGTTGGTTAGAGCGCAGGATTCATAACCCTGAGGTCACGGGTTCAACTCCCGTCCTCGCTACAAAAAACAAACCCCTAATCATCAATTGATTAGGGGTTTTTTATTAAAAATAGTTCTTCACCGGATGAAAAATTAGAGCGAAATTTTAAATAATCAGATTATAACTCTAATAATTAAATATTTTTTAGTACTTTTTTAGTGTCATATAAAACTCAACATGCTAATATTCATGTTCGAACATTCGGAAAAGTTAAAACGTTATAAATATGGATATAGTAAAATTTAAAATCACATCAAAAACGATAAAAGTAGAAGTACGTAACTCGAATAATTACGTTTTTAATTTTAATACTGCTTTAGAGATCGCTAAAGAAGACAAAGATGTTTTATTAAAACTATATAATGCTTTAGATATTCTTTTTAAGAAAGAAACTCCGGCTGAAGCAAAAAACTACATTTCGCCTAATCAAACCAATATATTGGATCAGATTTCTGCTGTTGATCGTTTAGAAGAAGAAAAATAAACAATTAATTTATATCACTTTGACTAATACCCCAACAAAGTCCTAACCTTTACTTTATAGGTTTCACCAATTGGCAATCGTTTTTTACCAATAACAATTTTGCCTTTTTCGAGATAATCGATGCAATTGAGGTTAACGATAAAAGACCTGTGAATACGCAGAAAATGTTCAGGAGATAAAAGCAATTCCATATTTTTCATGGTTTCAAGTGTAATGATTTTTCCTGATGCAGTAAAAAAGATTAAATAATCGCCAAGTGCTTCAATGTACAATATAGACGAAAGATCTGTTTTATGAAGACGATGCTCTGTTCTTAGCATTAAATGCCCTGAACAACTGCCAAGACTATTATGAATTCGTTCTTTAGCTTTTTCGGCAGCTATTAAAAAACGGTCAAAAGTTATGGGTTTTAGTAAATAATCGATAACATCATTATTGAAACCATCTACAGCATATTCCGGATAGGCAGAAGTTATAATTACTTTTGTGGCGGTTTCTTTTATCAGTTCCATTATTTCGATTCCTCTGATTTCCGGCATTTGAATATCCAGAAAAAGAAGATCTGCATTTCCGTTCAAAACTGCTTTTAAAGCTTCTGTAGGTTCGGTTGTTTTTAAAGCAAGTACAAAACCGGGAGTATCAGCTACATAAGAAGCCAGCAAACGTATCGCCGGATGCTCATCATCAAGAATAATACATTTTATAAGTTTGTTATTTATCATTTTTAATTATGAGTTTTACAGCAAACCAAGCATTGTCTTTTTCAATTTTTAAGTTATGATTGTCTGGATATAGCAAGTCCAGCCTTTTTTTTACGTTTTCAATTCCAATTCCGCCTACAGCATCTGTGTTGTTTTTTGATGTTAGATTAGAACATTGAAAAAACAATTGTTCTGCATCACTTTTTAAGATTATTTTCAGCCATATTTGATCTGATTTTATCGCTCCGTGTTTAAAAGCATTTTCTATAAAAGGAACTAATATTAACGGAGGCAAAAGCTGTTGACCATCTTTTATATCAATTTCAAACTGAATTGCAGATGGTTTCTCAAACCGAAGCTGCTGTAAGTAAATGAACTTTTCGAGATAATCGACTTCTTTTTCTAATGCAATTTTTTCTCCGGCATCATATAACATATAGCGTAATAATTCGGCAAGATGACTAATTGCAGGAAGTGCCTGGTTGCTGTTTTCAAGAACCAGCGAATATATATTATTAAGATTGTTGAACAAAAAATGCGGATTAACCTGCGAACGCAAAAACAATAATTCGGTTTGTCTGTTTTGCAGCTGCAGCTTCACATTTTGCAAATCGCGATATTTTGAATATCTGATCAAATAAAAAACACATGCAAATGCAATATTGATTATTGCGGTAAATGAAACCAGATGAAAATGATTTCGGCTTCTGATTGGTGAATTTTCGATAAAACTTGTCCAGAAAAAACTTAGATAAAAAAAGGAAACCGAAAGCAATAGTATCAGGACAAAAATCGTCAGCATTTTTCTGACTGGATAAAACTGATGCAGCACCAAATAAGTGCCAAATGACAAACCATAATACAGCATCATATCAACGATAAACCGAAGCCAGGTTTTTAAATGATATCTTCCATAAGGAATGTCAAACCGACCGTGCACCAGATTTGGAAGTTGACGCATTCCGAATGACATCATATAAAAGACTATAAATGCAAGTGTAAATAAAAAAATCTTTTTTTTCATAACTCAAAGTTATAACATTATGGATTCTGTTTTTAGAATTTGGAGGCGTGTTTATCGATGTTTTTTCCGTGTTCACCGAAAAAATTAAAAATGCCTTAATGTTTGCTGTTTCTTTGATAATGAATTAATTAAACACTATCATGAAATCTATTATTCTATATCTCGTAACGGTTCTGGCCTCTTTAACCATCCATTTTTGCAAGGGTCAGAATGTCAATTCTAATTTCGAAAATTATTTTGAAACGCTTAATGTTTCCAATCAACATAATGGAAATATCCTTGTCTCCCAAAACGGAAAAACGATTGCAGAGCTTTCTTCCGGTTACGCCAATCTCTCTTTAAGACAGCCGTGTATCTCAATTTCAAGGTTTAATCTGGCATCAATTTCAAAAGTCATTACTTCAACCGCAGTTTTGCAGCTTAGGGATAAAGGAAAATTTAAACTTGATGATCCATTTGTTTTATATTTTAAAGATTTTCCGTTTAAAGAAATCACAATTCGGCATCTTTTAACGCATACATCCGGTTTGCCTGATCTTGAATTGTTTGAGGAACTTGTAAAGCATTTTCCTGATACGATTATAACGAACAAAAATGTAATTCCTGAACTTCAAAAATGGAAACGCGGCTTATACTTTAAACCCGGCGACAAATTTCAATATTGCAATACCGAATATAATTTACTGGCATTACTTGTTGAAAATAGAAGCACATTAAAATTTGGTGATTATTTAAACAAAAATATATTTCGCCCAGCCAGAATGTTTAATAGTTATTTAAGCAGTTATCCTGATTTTGATAAAAAAGATAAACTGGCAGTTACGGCACAGGCTAAACCTCATCCAGGTTATGATAGTACGTATGTTTCTGTAGATTCAATTTTGAGATATAAGTATTTGAATTACAACAACAAAGGCACCGTTGGACAAGGAAATATAATGACAACAACGACAGATCTTTTACTTTTTGATACCGCATTTTTTAATGGTAAATTATTAAAACCAAAATCAGTTACAGAAGCCCTGACTCCATTAATGCTCAATAATGGAAGCAATTATTATGGCAAAATGGATACGCTTGATGGTGAAGGAAAAATGACTTACGGACTGGGTTGGGAAATATTTGATCAGCCTTTATACGGAAAATCTGTGGGACATGGCGGTTATAAAATTGGGCTCGCGACATTTTACTGGCATAATATAGCTAAAAATCAGGTTATTATTGGGTTTGATACTACTGCCGGAAGTGAATTTGGACGATTTCTAACTTCTTCAATAGCCATTTTAAATGAAAAAGAGCCTTTGGAATTACGAACTTCAAAATCTCTTGTGACGCTTTATGGAACGGCGCTGGTAAAAAACGGCGCCGATTATGCAGCCGCAGTTTTAAACGCCAATAAAGGAGATAAAAAGTATTATTTTAGTGAATGGGAAATGAACGAACTCGGATATAATCTTTTTTACATGTCTGCTTTTGAAGGTCATCAGGAATTAGCTCTGGAAACTTTTAAACTGGCCACTTTTTTATTTCCGGACAGTTTTAATACGTATGACAGTTATGCGCAATTATTAATGGATTCAGGCAAAAATGAAGAAGCGATTATGATGTACAAAAAATCAATTATTCTTAATCCGGATAATGAAGAAGGAAAACAAAAACTGGCGCAATTACTTAAAGAGAATTAGTTTATATTAATTTGATTTTATGAATTTCAATTTTTATTACTTTTTAAAATCAGGCTTTTTTCAAGTAATTTGTTTACAATATCATTACATGTGAGAAAAATTGTATTTTTGTTTGAATATATAAAACATAAGATTTTCATATTTAAATTATGAAAATGTATTTTACAAATGCAGCAATGTGTTTTACCAAACCTGAAAATTTTTAAAGAATTTTGAATATCTTTGAACTATGAGCACACTAACAAAACCAAGTCATATAGGGCGAAAAATTAGCCGTATTCGTGAACTGAAAGATATGAAGCAAGAAGCTTTGGCGCAAGCTTTAGGAATATCTCAACAAACTGTATCAGCAATAGAAAACAGCGAAACAATTGATGATGAAAGACTTTTAGAAGTAGCAAAAGTGTTGGGTGTAACGGTAGAAGCAATTAAAAATTTTTCGGAAGAAGCTGCAATTAATTATTTTAATAGTTTTACAGATACAAAGGACAGTAATGTAAATTTTGGAAGTCACTGCACTTTCAATCCGTTAGATAAATTAATGGAATCAGTAGAAGAAAATAAAAAACTTTACGAGCGTTTGTTGCAAGCCGAAAAAGATAAAATTGAATATTTAGAAAAATTATTGCAGGCAAAATAATTTTTTATAAAAGATATATAAATTCAAAAGAGACTTTCGAGTCTCTTTTTTTGTTTTGAAAAATTATCTATTTTAACTTATATCGCAGCGCATTGTTGTCAGTATTTTTTTGAAGCCTGCTTTTTCGTATGCTTTCACTGCTGCTTCGTTTTCATCGTATACTTCTAGTCTAACCTCGGTAATTCCTTGCGATAAAACCCATTTTTTTAGATCTTCAAGTAATAAACCGTTAATTCCTTTTCCTCTAAATTCTGGTTTTGTAAACATGAAACCCAGATATCCGAATAATTCATGCTTTTGGTACGGTTTCGCAGATCGTATTTGTGCATATCCACAGCCAATAATTTCGTTATTATTTTCGACAACCATAACTTCTGTGGCCTTATCTGCTATCATATCTTCTATATTATAATAGAATATTTCGCCTTCTTTTAACGTAGGATCAAACGGGCGTTCTGCATTAACAAGCAGCTGAAGAAATTCAGCAAGCTTAGGCAAATCGGCATTTGTTGCTGTTCTGGTCGAGATATTTTTGCTGTTTATGCTCATGTTTAGGTTTGGTTTGCAGAAATTTATTGATGAATTAGTTATATTAGCAATAACAAAAATAGTGAATAATTTAAACCTTTCAGAAAACACAATTATGGCAAATCAATTCGAAGATACAATTCAGAAAGCCTACAATGCTTTTAACGAAAGAAATATAGACAACGCATTATCGACAATGCAAGAAGATGTGCAATGGTCTAAAGCCTGGGAAGGTGGTTACATAAGCGGACACGACGAAATTAAGCAATATTGGACAAGACAATGGACAGAAATAAACCCTAAGGTTGAACCAGTAGGTTTTGATGAAAGAGAAAACGGAAGTCTGGAAGTTAAAGTGCATCAGAATGTAAAAGATTTGCAAGGTGGTTTACTGTTTGATGGAATGGTAAAACATGTGTACACTTTTCAGGACGGATTGATAAAAACAATGGATATTGAATTGGTTGAAAATAATTAATTTTGCATTAAAATAAAAAAGATGTCAATAAAGCAAGAATCAGAATTAATAGGAATGAAAAAGATAAGTGAAGCCGTTGCTTTTACTTTGAAAGAAATGAGAAACTTTGCAAAACCCGGCATGACAACTAAGGAATTAGACGATTATGGCGGAAAAATCCTGAATGATTTAGGAGCAAAATCAGCACCTTATTTAACTTATGGTTTTCCGGGATGGACTTGTATTAGCGTGAACAATGAATTTTGTCACGGTATTCCGTCTGATAAAAGAATTCTTGAAGAAGGTGATTTAATTAATATTGATGTTTCGGCAGAATTGGATGGTTTTTGGTCAGATAACGGAGGTTCTTTTGTTATTGGTGAAGATAAAAACGGACATCAAAAACTGGTTGATGCTTCAAAAGATATTTTACAAAAAGCAATAGATAATATAAAAGGCGGCGTAAAAATTTCTGAAATAGGATATCTTATAGAAACCGAAGCTAAAAAAAGAGGTTACAAGGTTATAAAAAATTTAGGCGGACATGGTATTGGTCGCAGTTTGCACGAACAGCCTGATGAATTGCTAAATTATAAAAACAGATTTGACCAAAGACGTTTTAAGAAAGATTCTGTTGTAGCTATTGAAACTTTCATTTCAACATCTTCATCTATTGCGGTAGAACTTAATGACGGCTGGACGATGGTTGGCAACAAAGGCGGACATATGGCGCAACACGAACACACGATTGTTGTTACTAACGGCAAACCTATTATTTTGACCGAAATGAATGGAATTTGGAATTAAATATAAAAGAGATAAAAAGAGGTTTTCAAGCGTTTTTTTATCTCTTTCTTATATCGGGAATTTTCTCTGTTAAATTCTTCCAATATCGTTTTGGCATATGTTGAAGATGAAGTTTTGTGTTTTTTCTTGACTCAATATTTACACTCTTGAAATAATTTCGCCACAGGTTTTGAAAAAATTCTTCGTCTTCATCCCCAATTTCGGCTAAAAATTTTGATGAATCAGATTTAGCATTAAATTGTAATGTTACAGTCGATGTATTTTCAAGATCATAATAAATTCCATATTTACGTTTTGCATCATATATCAACCAGCGCTGATCTGCATACCGATTTTTAAAATGGCTTTCTATAAGTGGCAAAACATCGCATTCTGGCTCTACAATTGCATAATACAACTGATCTTTTGCCAGTTTAAAACGCACAAAGGCTTTCATTCTGTGACTTTCTTTTGTTGTATAACGCGAAGCTTTTTTAACGCCTAAAACATCATTATTACTTAAATCTTCTTCGATGTTTTTTGACGTTGAAAATACATACTTTACAAATCGAAATAAAACTTCTTCTATCTCATTTATTTCAGATAAAAAAGCACAATAAACATTTTGAAATCCTTCTGTAGAAAGCTTTTCTTTCAATCTGTTTACTACACGATTGGCTTTATCAACATTTGTTGTAACTAAATGTGTATTTGCAAAAAGCAAAGCGCCCGAAGATTCGTTTTTGGAAAAAACAATTTCTTCGAGTTTATATTCATAAATTTCGAATACCGCTGTGAGCCAGCCTTCGTAAGTACCATCGTAAATTACTTGTGTCATTTTGATTAAAATAAAGCAAGTTGATTCGAGAAATCATTTTTGTATTTACTTTTTTGAGTATTTAAAATATGATCCTTAATTTGATTGGAAGTGAAATCTTTCTGTAATTGAAATGGCGTTGCAAATGCCAGAAAATATTTGGCACGCGTATAAGCAATTCCAAGTTTTTGCAAATCCTGAGGAACAAGTTTTTTAAATTTTCTTGCTGCTACAATTTTCTGTGCGCCTAAATAACCAATTCCCGGAATGCGTTTTACAAGTTCTAAATCGGCAGTATTTATGTCAACCGGAAATTGATTCAGATTGCGCAACGCCCATCCTAATTTTGGGTCGATATCAAGGTCAAGATTTGGCTGATCGAATCCAACGATTTCATTAACGTTGAATCCGTAAAAACGAATTAACCAATCTGCCTGATACAAACGATTTTCGCGTATCATGGGCACAGGAGTTCCAATTGCAGGAAGTCTGTTGTCATAACTTATTGGTACATATCCGGAATAATAAACGCGCCGCATGTTCATTTGCTCATAAAAATAATTGGCCATACCAAGAATTTCCATGTCATTTTCTTTGGTTGCACCAATAACCATTTGCGTGCTTTGTCCGGCAGGAGCAAAAACAGGTGCTTTGTAGTTTAGTTTTTTTTCTTCTTTATGACCAACAATTTCATTTTTCAGATATATCATTGGCTTAATCACATCATTGTGATTTTTCTCGGGCGCAAGCAATTTTAGACTTTGCTCTGTTGGCATTTCGACATTTACACTTAATCGGTCTGCATACATTCCGGCTTGCTGCAGCAATTCGTCACTTGCTCCCGGAATCGCTTTTAAGTGTATATAACCATTAAAATTCTCTTCTAATCGCAATTTCTTTGCAATCCTGACCAACCGTTCCATTGTATAATCCGGATTATCAAAAATACCCGAGCTCAAAAATAAACCTTCGATATAATTTCTTCTGTAAAAACCAATTGTTAAATCAACCACTTCCTGCACGGTAAAAGCGGCACGTTTTACATCATTACTTTTTCGGCTTACGCAATAAGCGCAGTCGAAAATGCAATGATTGGTTAGTAAGATTTTCAGCAAAGCAACACAACGTCCGTCTTCGGTATACGAATGACAAATACCATGTCCGGAAGAATCTCCTAATCCTTTATTTTTGTTTTTCCTGTTGCTTTGACCGGAAGAACATGAAACATCATATTTTGCAGCATCAGCCAAAATCGCCAACTTCTCCATCACTCTTTCATGTACCATTTTAAGCTTCTTTTGTGGTTAAGAAATTAAATTTGTTTAACCTCAAAACTACTCTTTTAAGTCAGAAAGATTCTGGAATTGACTGTTCTAAATTGTATCAAATTTTGGTTGTAGGATTATATTTCTATATGTTGAGTTTTATTAATTATTTGTGTTTTTTAATTTCGAACTTCCAAATCCGTAGTTAATTCCAAACAGCGTGAAAAGTGTATTCTCCTGTCCGAAATTCTTACCATAAGTTCCTGTAAAGTATAGATTATCATTAAGTTTATATTCCATCAATCCCACACTTCTATCGCTATTTAGGCTATTGTCTTTTGAATATTCTCTTTTTAAATATTCATACGATATAGAAAAATCCTTTATGTTATATTGTATTCTGCCTCCATAATCAAAAGCGTTGGTTCTATTAAAAACATCTGTTGTATTGGCTTCTAAAACATTATCACTGATAAAACGAACTGATCCTATTATTGAAAAATTTCCGTTTAATAAATTATCATCAATTGTTACATTATTGATATTATACGCTCCATTTAACCAAAATCCACTTCTGTTAAAGCGCTTATTATCAGATTTATTATCTGGTAAAGCATCAGAATAAGCAAAAGCTCCGTCTAATTGAAAAATAGGCAGTTCTTCAAAAATTTTATAGTAACTCTGAATTTCTTTATCGTCATTTAAAGCTTTTTCTAATTCATTTGGCTGTTTTGCAATTAATGTTGTCATTTTTGCAATTATTTTAGCCTCTTCATCTTCATCAGCAGCATTTGCTAATTGCATTTCGAGTTCCTCTATTTCTTCCTTATAGGGTCTCAGCTCTCTTACTCTATCCGAATATTTAGAAAGCGATTTACTAATATTATCGGATTGAGTTTTGGTTCTGATCGTAATTAAATTCGTTCTAATACCAAAAGCAATATAATTTGTGTTTTTAAGTAAACTGCCTGCTGTAGAGTCATTAGAAGTTGAGGCTATCGAAACACTCATTTTTCTAAAGATTCCACTAAATATATTGGGTTTAGAGTTTTTATCTTTTGGAATATTAAGGTATTTACGAACACTGCTTGTCGAATCAGATTTAAATGTCCAAAAGGGTGAAAATTCCATTGCAAAGTTTTTTGGAATAGCTGTTCCATTACTGGTTAAACTCATTAATGATGCCGCAAAAGCTTTTGGATTTGTCGGTTGTTCGATAGATGTAGGTGCAACATCAAGAATTTGAAACCCCGGAGAATTGGGTGTTTTTAAATCCTTTAATTTAACCATTGATTCTTCTTGTGCCTGTACACTCGAAATAATGATCATATTGATTACTATTATTCTAATTATTTTTTTCATGGCTAAACTTGTCTTAATCGAATAAATTTTTTAGTTACAATTTTTTCTCCTGTATCACTTTTATATTTATAATCTTCCGGTAAAAGTTGGTAGCTTTTCTTTTCTTTTCCACCCTCTAATATATATTTTATACTCAGGTTTTTAAAGCAGTTTTCCCACAACTCTTTGTCAACAAGCCTTAAATCTATAACTGCATCTATAACCAATAGACCATTTGCCAATTCGTTAGCAATTCCAATAGAAGATTTAGGTATAAAATGTTCTCCGTTTTCAGATTTTCCTATAAGATGTCTTTTGTCATTTATTAATAAATTTACATCAGCTGTAACCAAAGCAGCATCATTTGTAATTATATTTACTGATATGTAAATTTGATTATTGTTATCTTCAATTGGGTATTTTACTACATTCATAATTACTATATTAAAATGTTATCTTTTATATTTCTATTTTCAATTTCCGAGGTTTTTATAATTTTTGACTGTCCATATATCTGATGATCTGTGTATCTGTAAGCCAGCCAACAACCACATTATTAGCATCTACAACAAACAAGTCTTTGTAATTTTTCTCATTCATTAATTTTCTGGCATCTTCAACTTTTTTAGTTTCACTTATTACATCGAACTGAATAACCGTTGGGTTCGCGGTAATAAAATCGGCAAGTGTTTGTGCAGGCGTTGCTTTAAGCAGTTCATCGCTAAATGTGCTCTTGTGAATGATGCATTTTATTTTTCCACCTTCTAAAATCGGAAGTCTGCTTTTGTTTATACTATCAAGAAAATCTCGTAATCCTTGTAAATTAAATGTAGTAATCATTGAGTTATCGGTATCGATAGCGACCATCGTAAATTTATCAATCATTACTTGCTTTACTAAAATATCATCTAAAATATCAGGAGATATTTTATTAATTATTTCATGATAACTTTTAGAAGCTGCTTCAAAACTTTCTCTTCCAAAATAAAAAGCAAGAAGAGTTCCAATCCAGGTACTAATTAAAGGGGCTAATAAACTAAACAATCTTTCCGGATCGCCGTCGCATGTTATCCAATATATTACAATTGTGATTAAAAGAATAAATGATCCGATAAGTAAAATTTTTGCTATTAGATCTCTATAAACTATTTTTGGCTGTGCCATAATTCCTCTATTTTTGATTTACTATAATTAAACTCCTTTTTTCAATAGAAATGACTTAATCAAAAATTACATAAGCCATAAAAAATACGTAAAAAACTAATTTCTTCTTACATAAATTAAAAATCAAATACCTCACAATCAGATTTTTAATTATTCCATCTCTTGGCAGCAATCAAATATCTAAAACATAAACAACCGGATGCTACAACCATTATTCCTCACTAACAAACAGTCAAATATATAAATTTTAACATTTTAAAAAACAAATCAAAAAGTAATATTTTAATTACACAATTGTTAAAATAAAAGTTACGCTAGAAAACCTAATGAGGCTCTGACTTAACAACTTTTCTTACATCTCAGATAAAATATTTTTTTCTAAAAAACACGTATTTCCACTTAGCAATTTACTTACAGCGCTATTAAAATTTGAATAGTGAATTATGAAAATAGTCTATATAAATCTTAAAAAGCATCTTAAAAAACTTCTTCTTCGTACTT
It contains:
- the map gene encoding type I methionyl aminopeptidase, with protein sequence MSIKQESELIGMKKISEAVAFTLKEMRNFAKPGMTTKELDDYGGKILNDLGAKSAPYLTYGFPGWTCISVNNEFCHGIPSDKRILEEGDLINIDVSAELDGFWSDNGGSFVIGEDKNGHQKLVDASKDILQKAIDNIKGGVKISEIGYLIETEAKKRGYKVIKNLGGHGIGRSLHEQPDELLNYKNRFDQRRFKKDSVVAIETFISTSSSIAVELNDGWTMVGNKGGHMAQHEHTIVVTNGKPIILTEMNGIWN
- a CDS encoding TIGR03915 family putative DNA repair protein, with product MTQVIYDGTYEGWLTAVFEIYEYKLEEIVFSKNESSGALLFANTHLVTTNVDKANRVVNRLKEKLSTEGFQNVYCAFLSEINEIEEVLFRFVKYVFSTSKNIEEDLSNNDVLGVKKASRYTTKESHRMKAFVRFKLAKDQLYYAIVEPECDVLPLIESHFKNRYADQRWLIYDAKRKYGIYYDLENTSTVTLQFNAKSDSSKFLAEIGDEDEEFFQNLWRNYFKSVNIESRKNTKLHLQHMPKRYWKNLTEKIPDIRKR
- a CDS encoding putative DNA modification/repair radical SAM protein; amino-acid sequence: MVHERVMEKLAILADAAKYDVSCSSGQSNRKNKNKGLGDSSGHGICHSYTEDGRCVALLKILLTNHCIFDCAYCVSRKSNDVKRAAFTVQEVVDLTIGFYRRNYIEGLFLSSGIFDNPDYTMERLVRIAKKLRLEENFNGYIHLKAIPGASDELLQQAGMYADRLSVNVEMPTEQSLKLLAPEKNHNDVIKPMIYLKNEIVGHKEEKKLNYKAPVFAPAGQSTQMVIGATKENDMEILGMANYFYEQMNMRRVYYSGYVPISYDNRLPAIGTPVPMIRENRLYQADWLIRFYGFNVNEIVGFDQPNLDLDIDPKLGWALRNLNQFPVDINTADLELVKRIPGIGYLGAQKIVAARKFKKLVPQDLQKLGIAYTRAKYFLAFATPFQLQKDFTSNQIKDHILNTQKSKYKNDFSNQLALF
- a CDS encoding porin family protein; protein product: MKKIIRIIVINMIIISSVQAQEESMVKLKDLKTPNSPGFQILDVAPTSIEQPTNPKAFAASLMSLTSNGTAIPKNFAMEFSPFWTFKSDSTSSVRKYLNIPKDKNSKPNIFSGIFRKMSVSIASTSNDSTAGSLLKNTNYIAFGIRTNLITIRTKTQSDNISKSLSKYSDRVRELRPYKEEIEELEMQLANAADEDEEAKIIAKMTTLIAKQPNELEKALNDDKEIQSYYKIFEELPIFQLDGAFAYSDALPDNKSDNKRFNRSGFWLNGAYNINNVTIDDNLLNGNFSIIGSVRFISDNVLEANTTDVFNRTNAFDYGGRIQYNIKDFSISYEYLKREYSKDNSLNSDRSVGLMEYKLNDNLYFTGTYGKNFGQENTLFTLFGINYGFGSSKLKNTNN
- a CDS encoding CBS domain-containing protein — encoded protein: MAQPKIVYRDLIAKILLIGSFILLITIVIYWITCDGDPERLFSLLAPLISTWIGTLLAFYFGRESFEAASKSYHEIINKISPDILDDILVKQVMIDKFTMVAIDTDNSMITTFNLQGLRDFLDSINKSRLPILEGGKIKCIIHKSTFSDELLKATPAQTLADFITANPTVIQFDVISETKKVEDARKLMNEKNYKDLFVVDANNVVVGWLTDTQIIRYMDSQKL